The following coding sequences lie in one Arachis stenosperma cultivar V10309 chromosome 5, arast.V10309.gnm1.PFL2, whole genome shotgun sequence genomic window:
- the LOC130980635 gene encoding protein FAR-RED IMPAIRED RESPONSE 1-like, whose protein sequence is MLKQHSELSMFVHRTIKNNEEARIKPSKTYQSFVAVAGSHWEQSFIEKDVRNYITKEVRNVSEQDNAKEFGKYLLRMKEKNQNFFFELNLEGDHSIKNAFWPEARSRAACEYNLVFGSFVGVNHHDQPTLLGCDLIKNKDIQSFKWLFECWLRCIGGKAPKGILTDQCASMQKAIEMCMPTIIHRWCIWHIMKKIPSKLNGYKRYEEIKQEMSHIVWNSFTKDALDRNWNDFVTKFGVGGNKWRSDCHLWIPVYLDHHFWVGMRSTQRSESRHVFFNKFITWNNSLIQFVKQYDNCLASREQKEKEFDAAYFHTMIPCATKPVIEDQFQHVYTHEKFREVQGQFRGKSRNICEFASESGELTGILHQDFDNVIAEIQEYQAKSKGKSLLSHEEATLSDVNDLQSPPRVRTRGRPKNRLGSNLEKNISNASKKKKKPAPSELNLLDGGSTIQSSSSLYNAQDMNYPEEDYRSFSFY, encoded by the exons atgctcaaacaaCACAGTGAGCTAAGCATGTTCGTGCATCGCACCATCAAAAACAACGAGGAAGCCAGAATCAAACCGAGCAAAACTTACCAATCATTCGTAGCAGTAGCAGGCAGTCATTGGGAACAAAGTTTTATAGAAAAAGACGTGAGGAATTACATCACAAAGGAAGTACGAAATGTGTCTGAACAAGACAATGCCAAAGAATTTGGTAAGTACCTATTaagaatgaaagaaaagaatcaaaatttcttttttgagctcAACCTCGAAGGCGATCACTCCATCAAAAATGCATTCTGGCCCGAAGCAAGAAGCAGGGCTGCATGCGA GTACAATCTGGTTTTTGGTTCTTTTGTGGGAGTGAATCACCACGATCAGCCGACACTTCTTGGATGTGATCTGATAAAAAACAAGGACATCCAATCATTCAAATGGCTATTTGAGTGTTGGCTCCGTTGCATAGGAGGGAAGgcaccaaaaggcattctcacTGACCAATGCGCATCGATGCAAAAGGCCATCGAGATGTGCATGCCAACAATAATTCACCGGTGGTGCATCTGGCACATCATGAAGAAAATCCCAAGCAAACTAAACGGCTACAAGCGATACGaagaaattaaacaagagaTGAGCCACATCGTTTGGAACTCGTTTACAAAAGACGCACTCGACAGAAACTGGAACGATTTTGTCACAAAGTTTGGCGTCGGAGGCAATAAATGGCGCTCAG ATTGCCATTTATGGATTCCAGTTTACCTGGATCACCACTTTTGGGTcgggatgagaagcacacaaaggagcgagagcaGGCACGTATTTTTCAACAAGTTCATCACATGGAACAACTCCTTGATTCAATTTGTGAAGCAATACGATAATTGCCTAGCAAGCAGAGAGcaaaaagagaaagaatttgatGCTGCATATTTTCACACCATGATACCGTGCGCAACAAAACCAGTAATAGAGGACCAATTTCAGCACGTGTATACCCACGAGAAGTTCAGGGAAGTTCAAGGACAATTCAGAGGAAAG TCGCGTAATATTTGCGAATTTGCGTCAGAATCCGGGGAACTGACCGGAATTCTTCACCAAGATTTTGACAATGTCATAGCCGAGATACAAGAGTATCAAGCGAAAAGCAAAGGAAAAAGTTTGTTATCTCACGAAGAGGCGACATTGAGCGATGTGAACGACCTCCAAAGCCCGCCACGTGTGAGAACAAGAGGCCGCCCCAAGAACAGACTAGGATCCAACTTGGAAAAAAATATCTCAAACGcctcaaagaaaaagaaaaagccagcTCCAAGCGAG TTGAACCTTTTAGATGGTGGATCAACGATTCAGTCAAGCTCCAGCCTTTACAATGCACAGGATATGAATTATCCCGAAGAGGATTACAGgagttttagtttttattaa